A stretch of Halococcus sediminicola DNA encodes these proteins:
- a CDS encoding AsnC family transcriptional regulator — MRDLDETDLEIIELLLSDARRPWSELAEVVDLSPPAVADRVERLQERGVIRRFTADIDRSQLGGGVPVLLTLAVESATFESVREQLLNAEAVEHVFTTAEGDLLCYARVPDGDVPSWLSRTVEPDRIADYGVELLTDAEWRPSVGGTEFALSCAECGNTVTSEGVATRIDGDLYQFCCPSCEARFVEQYERLEEGATG, encoded by the coding sequence ATGCGCGACCTCGACGAGACCGATCTCGAGATCATCGAACTGTTGTTGAGCGACGCACGCCGACCGTGGAGCGAACTCGCCGAGGTGGTCGATCTCTCGCCGCCGGCCGTCGCCGACCGCGTCGAGCGATTACAGGAGCGCGGCGTCATTCGGCGGTTCACGGCCGACATCGACCGCTCGCAGCTCGGCGGGGGCGTCCCCGTGCTCCTCACGCTCGCAGTCGAGTCGGCGACGTTCGAGAGCGTTCGAGAGCAACTGTTGAACGCCGAAGCGGTCGAGCACGTGTTCACGACCGCCGAAGGCGACCTCCTGTGTTACGCGCGTGTTCCCGACGGCGACGTTCCGTCGTGGCTCTCACGAACCGTCGAGCCGGACCGTATCGCCGACTACGGCGTCGAACTCCTCACGGACGCCGAGTGGCGACCCTCGGTCGGCGGCACGGAGTTCGCGCTCTCGTGTGCGGAGTGTGGCAACACCGTGACCAGCGAGGGCGTCGCCACCCGCATCGACGGCGACCTCTATCAGTTCTGCTGTCCCTCCTGCGAGGCGCGCTTCGTGGAGCAGTACGAACGACTGGAAGAGGGGGCGACGGGGTAG
- the coxB gene encoding cytochrome c oxidase subunit II has product MNKTRLGRYALLAVGLVFVATEPVLAQSVNADLIYELNAKLLYVAIPITLLVQVILVYTVWRFRNNDDPQPTRENRRLEITWTLATAIILLFVGIASYTVLGNPAIALTPDAGPSAEPQAQQGIQPAVTHPNRSGATAPETQKAIQIEIDAYQWGWEFIYPKAGVNSSSELVIPANKPVYLHITSRDVIHAVHVPTLGLKQDAIPGQYNTIKTNATKPGSYQLYCAEFCGSGHSKMLANMTVMPQGEYQSWLDEQKSGGSNSSASGSANSSAIAPVAANPA; this is encoded by the coding sequence ATGAACAAAACGCGTCTCGGGCGGTACGCCCTGCTGGCGGTCGGGCTCGTATTCGTCGCGACGGAGCCGGTGTTGGCACAGTCGGTCAACGCGGATCTCATCTACGAACTGAACGCGAAACTGCTGTACGTCGCCATCCCGATAACGCTCCTCGTCCAGGTCATTCTGGTCTACACGGTCTGGCGATTCAGGAACAACGACGACCCGCAGCCGACCCGCGAGAACCGCCGCCTCGAGATCACGTGGACGCTCGCGACCGCCATCATCCTGCTGTTCGTCGGCATCGCCTCCTATACGGTGCTCGGCAACCCCGCCATCGCGCTGACACCCGATGCCGGCCCGAGCGCCGAACCACAGGCCCAACAAGGGATACAGCCGGCGGTCACCCACCCGAACCGGTCGGGAGCGACCGCCCCCGAGACGCAGAAAGCCATCCAGATCGAGATCGACGCCTACCAGTGGGGGTGGGAGTTCATCTATCCGAAGGCGGGCGTCAACTCCTCGTCGGAGCTCGTGATACCGGCGAACAAACCCGTCTATCTCCACATCACCTCGCGTGACGTCATCCACGCGGTCCACGTCCCGACGCTCGGTCTCAAGCAGGACGCCATCCCCGGCCAGTACAACACCATCAAAACCAACGCCACGAAACCCGGCAGCTACCAGCTCTACTGCGCGGAGTTCTGTGGCTCCGGTCACTCGAAGATGCTCGCCAACATGACCGTCATGCCCCAGGGCGAGTACCAGTCGTGGCTCGACGAGCAGAAATCGGGCGGCTCGAATTCGAGTGCAAGCGGGTCGGCGAACAGTTCCGCGATAGCGCCCGTCGCCGCGAATCCGGCTTAA
- a CDS encoding SelT/SelW/SelH family protein: MATVEIEYCVPCGFLERAEDIQHALLTNFGAELDRVALVTGDHGVLEVRVDGETVFDKADDEYDVDGIAREIRSRL; the protein is encoded by the coding sequence ATGGCGACCGTCGAAATCGAATACTGTGTTCCCTGTGGCTTCCTCGAACGCGCCGAGGACATCCAGCACGCGCTGCTCACGAACTTCGGGGCCGAACTCGACCGTGTGGCGCTCGTGACCGGCGATCACGGTGTTCTCGAAGTCCGTGTCGACGGCGAGACGGTCTTCGACAAGGCCGACGACGAGTACGACGTGGACGGTATCGCCCGAGAAATCCGTAGTCGGTTGTGA
- a CDS encoding phosphate uptake regulator PhoU, translating into METRKVQITGGSTYTVSLPKDWATDHGIEAGSEIEFYPDEKSLLLAPRTGAENAEGTLDVTGLSDGELTRAVVTMYVSGFDIITLETESVDAAQRRAIRETAQGLVGLEIIEETAERVSLQDLLDSSELSIHNAVTRMRLVALTMLDDAVTALRTGDEDLAADVIGRDDDVDRLWYMTSRVFRGALSHPGAVSDIGLPRETCFDYHTSARQLERVADHATKIADLAGALDGVPDDAGEALGTLHADAATAVETAMDALLAEESEEAVELANEAMARIETVDERAREVDELLRSLDTQSVQRLGLVVDSLSRSADYGGNIAETALQKAAPRP; encoded by the coding sequence ATGGAAACGCGTAAGGTGCAGATCACGGGCGGGTCGACCTATACGGTCTCGTTGCCGAAGGACTGGGCGACCGATCACGGCATCGAGGCCGGTAGCGAAATCGAGTTCTACCCCGACGAGAAGTCGCTGTTGCTCGCGCCGCGAACCGGGGCCGAAAACGCCGAAGGAACGCTCGACGTCACGGGACTGAGCGACGGCGAACTCACCCGTGCGGTCGTGACGATGTACGTCAGCGGCTTCGATATCATCACGCTCGAAACCGAGAGCGTCGACGCCGCCCAGCGCCGAGCCATCCGCGAGACCGCCCAGGGGTTGGTGGGTCTCGAAATCATCGAGGAGACCGCCGAGCGCGTGAGTCTCCAGGACCTGCTCGATTCCTCGGAGCTGTCGATCCACAACGCCGTCACGCGGATGCGACTGGTCGCGCTCACCATGCTCGACGACGCCGTGACGGCGCTGCGAACCGGCGACGAGGATCTGGCGGCCGACGTCATCGGGCGCGACGACGACGTCGACCGGCTCTGGTACATGACGTCACGGGTCTTCCGTGGCGCGCTCAGTCACCCGGGCGCGGTCTCGGATATCGGCCTGCCCCGAGAGACCTGTTTCGACTACCACACGAGCGCGCGCCAGCTCGAACGGGTCGCCGACCACGCGACCAAGATCGCCGACCTCGCGGGCGCGCTCGACGGCGTTCCCGACGACGCGGGCGAGGCGCTCGGGACGCTCCACGCCGATGCGGCAACCGCCGTCGAGACGGCGATGGACGCGCTGCTCGCGGAGGAGTCCGAGGAAGCCGTCGAACTGGCCAACGAGGCGATGGCGCGCATCGAGACGGTCGACGAACGCGCCCGCGAGGTCGACGAGCTGTTGCGGAGCCTCGACACCCAGTCCGTCCAGCGGCTCGGTCTCGTCGTCGATTCGCTCTCGCGCAGCGCCGACTACGGCGGCAACATCGCCGAGACGGCGCTCCAGAAGGCCGCACCACGGCCGTAG
- a CDS encoding CDC48 family AAA ATPase — protein sequence MNEVQLEVAKAYPNDSGRGIARLDPDTLLHLKLSPGDIIEIEGGDRTAAKVWRADRQDWNTDTVRIDGFTRQNADVGIGERVEIRKAEPETADRLVLAPPEEASVQFGSDAAGMVKRQILKRPVVERDIVPVMSSTNHPFMRSPGQAIPLIAVDTEPDGVALITEDTDVELREEPISGFEKTGGGITYEDIGGLQGEIQRVREMVELPMKHPQIFQKLGIEPPQGVLLHGPPGTGKTLLAKAVANETSASFFSIAGPEIISKYYGESEQQLREIFEDATEESPAIIFIDELDSIAPKREDVTGEVERRVVAQLLTMMDGLESRGQVIVIGATNRVDSVDPALRRPGRFDREIEIGVPDERGREEILQIHTRGMPLSDDVNLSHLADETHGFVGADIESLTKESAMKALRRYLPEIDLDEEDVPPSLIDRMIIKRDDFDGALNEVDPSAMREVLVELPKITWDDVGGLDDAKGEIKESVEWPLSSPERFSRLGIEPPAGVLLYGPPGTGKTLMAKAVANETNANFISVRGPQLLSKWVGESEKAIRQTFKKARQVSPTVIFFDELDSLAPSRGGDVGSNVSERVVNQLLTELDGLEDMKNVMVIAATNRPDMIDPALIRSGRFDRLVMVGQPSIEGRERILSIHTDDTPLAADVSLREMAEITDGYVGSDLESIAREAAIQALRDDPEADIVEMRHFRAALETVRPTITEDILDYYDRMAEEFKGGAADPARGRSGGRIGFQ from the coding sequence ATGAACGAAGTCCAACTGGAGGTGGCGAAGGCCTACCCGAACGACTCGGGCCGCGGCATCGCCCGCCTCGACCCGGATACCCTGTTGCATCTCAAGCTCTCGCCGGGCGACATCATCGAAATCGAGGGTGGCGACCGCACCGCCGCAAAGGTCTGGCGCGCCGACAGACAGGACTGGAACACTGATACTGTTCGCATCGACGGGTTCACCCGCCAGAACGCGGACGTAGGCATCGGCGAGCGCGTCGAGATTCGGAAAGCGGAACCCGAAACGGCCGACAGGCTCGTGCTCGCCCCGCCCGAGGAAGCCTCCGTCCAGTTCGGCAGCGACGCGGCCGGCATGGTCAAACGCCAGATTCTGAAACGGCCGGTGGTCGAACGCGACATCGTGCCCGTGATGAGCTCGACCAACCATCCGTTCATGCGCTCGCCGGGACAGGCCATCCCGCTCATCGCCGTCGACACCGAACCCGACGGCGTGGCGCTCATCACCGAGGACACCGACGTCGAACTCCGCGAGGAGCCTATCTCGGGCTTCGAGAAGACCGGCGGAGGCATCACCTACGAGGACATCGGCGGCCTGCAGGGCGAGATCCAGCGCGTTCGCGAGATGGTCGAACTGCCGATGAAACACCCCCAGATCTTCCAGAAACTGGGCATCGAACCGCCTCAGGGGGTGCTCCTGCACGGCCCGCCCGGTACGGGCAAGACCCTGCTGGCGAAGGCCGTCGCCAACGAGACCAGTGCCAGTTTCTTCTCGATTGCGGGCCCCGAAATCATCTCGAAATATTACGGGGAGAGCGAACAGCAACTCAGGGAGATATTCGAGGACGCCACCGAGGAATCGCCGGCCATCATCTTCATCGACGAACTCGACTCGATCGCACCCAAACGCGAGGACGTAACGGGCGAAGTCGAACGGCGCGTGGTCGCCCAGCTACTGACGATGATGGACGGGCTGGAGAGTCGCGGCCAGGTCATCGTCATCGGCGCGACCAACCGCGTCGATTCGGTCGATCCCGCGCTACGCCGACCGGGCCGCTTCGACCGCGAGATCGAGATCGGTGTGCCAGACGAGCGCGGTCGAGAAGAGATCCTCCAGATCCACACCCGGGGCATGCCGCTGTCGGACGACGTGAACCTCTCGCATCTGGCCGACGAGACCCACGGGTTCGTGGGAGCCGACATCGAGAGCCTCACGAAGGAATCGGCGATGAAGGCACTCCGGAGGTATCTCCCAGAGATCGATCTCGACGAGGAGGACGTACCACCCAGTCTCATCGACCGGATGATCATCAAGCGTGACGATTTCGACGGCGCGCTCAACGAGGTGGATCCGAGCGCGATGCGCGAGGTACTCGTCGAACTCCCGAAGATCACGTGGGACGACGTGGGCGGGCTCGACGACGCGAAGGGCGAGATCAAAGAATCCGTCGAGTGGCCGCTGTCGAGTCCCGAGCGCTTCTCGCGACTCGGCATCGAGCCGCCGGCAGGAGTGCTGCTCTACGGACCGCCCGGCACGGGCAAGACGCTGATGGCGAAGGCCGTGGCCAACGAGACCAACGCCAACTTCATCTCGGTGCGCGGGCCGCAGCTGCTCTCGAAGTGGGTCGGCGAATCGGAGAAGGCGATCCGCCAGACGTTCAAGAAGGCCCGGCAGGTTTCACCCACAGTCATTTTCTTCGACGAACTCGACAGCCTCGCCCCGAGCCGCGGTGGCGACGTGGGGTCGAACGTCTCCGAGCGCGTCGTGAACCAGCTCCTCACCGAGCTCGACGGGCTGGAGGACATGAAGAACGTGATGGTCATCGCCGCGACCAACCGTCCGGACATGATCGACCCGGCGCTCATCAGGTCGGGAAGATTCGACCGACTCGTGATGGTCGGCCAGCCGAGCATCGAGGGCCGCGAGCGCATCCTCTCGATCCACACCGACGACACGCCGCTGGCGGCCGACGTGAGCCTGCGCGAGATGGCCGAGATCACCGACGGCTACGTCGGATCGGATCTCGAATCCATCGCTCGCGAGGCCGCGATTCAGGCGCTCCGTGACGACCCCGAGGCGGACATCGTCGAGATGCGCCACTTCCGGGCCGCGCTCGAGACCGTCCGTCCGACGATCACCGAGGACATCCTCGACTACTACGACCGGATGGCCGAGGAGTTCAAGGGCGGCGCGGCCGACCCCGCCCGCGGCCGCAGCGGCGGGCGCATCGGGTTCCAATAG
- the larC gene encoding nickel pincer cofactor biosynthesis protein LarC, translating into MRTLAFDGRMGASGDMLCSTLLAVGANPEVLTPVEEALDVRYAIDTTTKNGIEATTIDVLLDDEDGETSDGESSHGHDHADHEHTHDHPHDDHRHAEGAGKSRTYAEVIEVVDSMGLSERVERDATAIFEILGESEAAVHGTDLESTHFHEVGADDAIADVVGAALLLDSLAVERVVTTPLATGGGAVAMSHGTYPVPAPAVVEIATRADWSLRGGPVESELLTPTGAAILARFAKGAERLPTLDVEESGYGAGDHDFPDQPNVLRALVGSDTGGLAREGIRVLETNLDDATPEVLGGLHETLKDAGARDVSILPTTMKKSRPGHLVKVVVKPEDAERVARKLAVETGTLGVRETGARHRWVADREFETATVEIVGEAYEVAVKIASDSGGEVYDVSAEYDDASAVAAETDLPVREVVRWAENAVRTR; encoded by the coding sequence ATGCGAACGCTGGCCTTCGACGGACGGATGGGCGCGAGCGGCGACATGCTCTGTAGCACGCTGCTCGCCGTCGGCGCGAACCCCGAGGTACTGACGCCGGTCGAGGAGGCACTCGACGTCCGATACGCCATCGACACGACGACGAAGAACGGCATCGAGGCGACGACGATCGACGTCCTTCTCGACGATGAAGACGGCGAGACAAGCGATGGCGAGTCGTCGCACGGACACGACCACGCCGACCACGAGCACACGCACGACCATCCCCACGACGACCACCGCCATGCCGAGGGAGCCGGCAAGTCCCGAACCTACGCGGAGGTCATCGAGGTCGTCGACTCGATGGGCCTTTCCGAGAGAGTTGAGCGCGACGCGACGGCGATTTTCGAGATTCTCGGGGAAAGCGAGGCAGCGGTCCACGGGACCGACCTCGAATCGACCCACTTCCACGAGGTGGGTGCCGACGACGCCATCGCGGACGTGGTGGGCGCGGCGCTCTTGCTCGATTCGCTCGCCGTCGAGCGCGTCGTGACGACGCCGCTTGCGACCGGCGGCGGCGCGGTCGCGATGAGCCACGGCACCTATCCCGTGCCGGCTCCGGCCGTGGTCGAAATCGCGACCCGTGCCGACTGGTCGCTTCGCGGCGGGCCGGTCGAGAGCGAGCTGCTCACGCCGACGGGTGCGGCGATCCTCGCTCGTTTCGCCAAGGGGGCCGAGCGATTGCCAACACTCGACGTCGAAGAATCCGGCTACGGCGCTGGCGACCACGATTTTCCCGACCAGCCGAACGTGCTCCGCGCGCTGGTCGGCTCCGATACTGGGGGTCTCGCGCGGGAGGGGATTCGCGTGCTCGAAACGAACCTCGACGACGCCACGCCCGAGGTGCTCGGCGGACTGCACGAAACTCTCAAAGACGCCGGCGCGCGCGACGTCTCGATACTGCCGACGACGATGAAGAAATCGCGTCCCGGCCATCTCGTGAAGGTCGTCGTCAAACCCGAGGATGCCGAACGAGTGGCCCGCAAACTCGCCGTCGAGACCGGGACTCTCGGCGTGCGCGAGACGGGTGCGCGCCACCGCTGGGTGGCCGATCGGGAGTTCGAGACCGCAACGGTCGAAATCGTGGGCGAGGCATACGAGGTCGCGGTGAAAATCGCCAGCGATTCGGGTGGTGAAGTTTACGACGTGAGCGCCGAATACGACGACGCGAGCGCGGTCGCCGCCGAAACGGATCTCCCTGTGCGGGAAGTCGTGCGCTGGGCCGAGAACGCAGTTCGCACCCGTTGA
- the radB gene encoding DNA repair and recombination protein RadB, whose protein sequence is MTEPIPTGCVALDDLLGGGLPRGAVTQVYGPPAAGKTNLALSAAVETAAAGESSYYIDTEGLSVARLEQLARARDGDIEDLTSRIVVAEALDFDEQEEAVRDAADLAERASLVVLDSATGFYRLERTARDEGEALRQIGRQVTHLLALARKHDLAVLLTNQVFTDPDSESGRARALGGHTLSHLTSVILRFERFRAGNRRATLEKHGSKAAGETCRFTITDSGLENVDEEV, encoded by the coding sequence ATGACCGAACCGATTCCGACCGGCTGCGTGGCCCTCGACGACCTCCTCGGCGGTGGTCTCCCGCGGGGAGCCGTCACACAGGTCTACGGCCCGCCCGCGGCCGGCAAGACGAATCTTGCACTTTCGGCGGCCGTCGAAACCGCGGCCGCCGGCGAGTCGAGTTACTACATCGACACCGAGGGCCTCTCCGTGGCGCGCCTCGAGCAACTCGCCCGGGCGCGCGATGGCGACATCGAGGACCTCACCTCGCGCATCGTCGTCGCCGAGGCGCTCGATTTCGACGAGCAGGAGGAGGCTGTTCGCGACGCTGCAGACCTCGCCGAGCGCGCTTCCCTTGTCGTCCTCGACAGCGCGACCGGCTTTTATCGACTCGAACGGACGGCCCGCGACGAGGGCGAGGCGCTCCGACAGATCGGTCGGCAGGTCACGCATCTGCTCGCTCTGGCGCGCAAACACGATCTCGCGGTACTCCTCACGAATCAGGTGTTCACCGACCCCGACAGCGAGTCGGGCCGGGCGCGGGCGCTCGGCGGCCACACGCTCTCGCATCTCACGAGCGTCATCCTTCGGTTCGAACGGTTCCGGGCGGGCAATCGTCGTGCGACGCTCGAAAAACACGGTTCGAAAGCCGCCGGGGAAACCTGTCGGTTCACGATCACGGATAGTGGTCTCGAAAACGTCGACGAGGAAGTTTAA
- a CDS encoding heme o synthase, whose protein sequence is MTADTVSERRRVTTLLAAAAIGVYLLIVVGATTALTEATRACSTWPLCGTDFTDPRVLIAWGHRLAAVLVGVVVLAALVAAWRSSAPRRAKTILLVPFVLYPVQIGMGALAATAGMEWISTLHLLSGMAIFVGLVLALAWTLELDADDSVSTTLDEPTATTPAASTDTDETPTPEPSGPLARARAVGSAYFTLMKPRLMWLLCLVAAAGMALAAGPALDAGVVVRVLGGGVLAIGASGTFNHVLERKKDRKMQRTSDRPLATDRVGVSNALTFGVLLAAASLALFLSVNLLAAALGLCAILFYSVIYTLVLKPNTVQNTVLGGVAGALPALIGWVGVTGKIGVPALALAGVIFLWTPAHFYNLALAYKDDYARGGFPMMPVVRGERVTRRHIVWYLAATLLGASVLTAVTSLGWLYAGATVAFGALFLWMVVRLHREKSEAAAFRAFHASNAYLGALLFAIVVDAILV, encoded by the coding sequence GTGACAGCCGATACAGTTTCCGAACGCAGACGGGTGACGACGCTGCTCGCGGCCGCGGCCATCGGCGTCTATCTCCTCATCGTCGTCGGCGCGACCACGGCGCTGACCGAGGCGACGCGCGCCTGCTCGACGTGGCCGCTCTGTGGCACCGACTTCACCGACCCGCGCGTACTCATCGCGTGGGGCCACCGCCTCGCCGCCGTTCTCGTGGGAGTTGTCGTGCTCGCCGCGCTCGTCGCCGCGTGGCGCTCGTCCGCACCGCGGCGCGCGAAGACCATCCTATTGGTTCCGTTCGTTCTCTATCCCGTCCAGATCGGGATGGGCGCACTCGCCGCGACCGCCGGGATGGAGTGGATCTCGACGCTCCACCTGCTCTCCGGGATGGCGATTTTCGTCGGACTCGTCCTCGCACTCGCGTGGACGCTCGAACTCGATGCCGACGACTCGGTATCGACGACTCTCGACGAGCCGACCGCGACCACGCCGGCCGCGTCGACCGACACCGATGAAACCCCGACACCGGAGCCGTCCGGCCCGCTCGCCCGCGCGCGAGCGGTCGGGTCGGCGTATTTCACGCTGATGAAGCCGCGGCTGATGTGGCTGCTCTGTCTGGTGGCGGCCGCCGGGATGGCGCTCGCCGCGGGGCCGGCCCTCGACGCCGGGGTCGTCGTCAGAGTGCTCGGCGGCGGCGTGCTCGCCATCGGTGCGAGCGGCACCTTCAACCACGTGCTCGAACGCAAAAAGGATCGGAAGATGCAGCGGACGAGCGACCGCCCGCTCGCAACCGACCGAGTCGGTGTCTCGAACGCGCTGACCTTCGGCGTCCTGCTCGCGGCCGCCTCCTTGGCGCTGTTCCTCTCGGTGAACCTACTGGCGGCGGCGCTCGGTCTCTGTGCCATCCTCTTCTATAGTGTGATCTACACGCTCGTACTCAAACCGAACACGGTGCAAAACACCGTTCTCGGCGGTGTTGCCGGTGCGCTTCCCGCATTGATCGGCTGGGTCGGCGTGACAGGAAAAATCGGCGTTCCGGCACTCGCACTCGCCGGTGTCATCTTCCTCTGGACGCCCGCGCACTTCTACAACCTCGCGCTCGCGTACAAGGACGACTACGCCCGCGGCGGCTTCCCGATGATGCCCGTGGTCCGCGGCGAGCGCGTCACTCGCCGACACATCGTCTGGTATCTCGCGGCCACACTACTGGGTGCGAGCGTTCTCACGGCGGTCACATCGCTCGGCTGGCTCTACGCCGGCGCGACGGTCGCCTTCGGCGCACTCTTTCTCTGGATGGTCGTCAGACTCCACCGCGAAAAGAGCGAAGCGGCCGCCTTCCGGGCGTTCCACGCCTCGAACGCCTATCTCGGCGCGTTGTTGTTCGCCATCGTCGTCGACGCCATCCTCGTCTGA
- the phoU gene encoding phosphate signaling complex protein PhoU produces the protein MPRESYQDQLESLREDVLYMSEIVLERLRMGLDALDRKDERLAHDVIEGDDEINQMYLDLERSCIDLFALQQPVAGDLRFIAASFKIITDLERVADLATNLGGYTLRAERDVFPEVDIQGIGEFTQEMVEAAMDAYADNDADACYAIDERDNELDDLCERASETVVRDLIESELDPADTDQLMADVSRLLLTIRDLERVGDHAVNISARTLYMVANDDELIY, from the coding sequence ATGCCCCGCGAAAGCTATCAGGACCAACTCGAAAGTCTCCGCGAGGACGTCCTCTACATGAGCGAGATCGTACTCGAACGCCTCCGGATGGGTCTCGACGCGCTCGACCGGAAGGACGAGCGCCTCGCCCACGACGTCATCGAGGGCGACGACGAGATCAACCAGATGTATCTCGACCTCGAACGCAGCTGTATCGATCTCTTCGCCCTCCAACAGCCGGTCGCCGGCGACCTGCGCTTCATCGCCGCCTCGTTCAAGATCATCACCGACCTCGAACGGGTCGCCGACCTCGCCACCAACCTCGGCGGCTACACCCTTCGAGCCGAACGCGACGTCTTTCCGGAGGTCGACATTCAGGGCATCGGCGAGTTCACCCAGGAGATGGTCGAAGCGGCGATGGACGCCTACGCCGACAACGACGCCGACGCCTGTTACGCCATCGACGAGCGCGACAACGAACTCGACGACCTCTGCGAGCGTGCCTCCGAGACCGTCGTCCGCGACCTCATCGAATCGGAACTCGACCCCGCGGACACCGACCAGCTCATGGCCGACGTCTCCCGACTGCTCCTCACGATTCGAGACCTCGAACGGGTCGGCGACCACGCGGTCAACATCTCCGCACGCACCCTCTACATGGTCGCCAACGACGACGAACTCATCTACTAA